A window of the Spirochaetaceae bacterium genome harbors these coding sequences:
- a CDS encoding M23 family metallopeptidase translates to MVKIVHFLLLLLVAIQLPAQAYIQNLERSDFLFNTLINDIAENNRRFANRREPLPLIFYSYSPKNGETLQRIAARLNISYDSIASLNGLSGPNLPTGITTIFIPNMSGLAINSAYSEDIFWRDIAGRLNGDNYLQGFLYNDGMQIINFFPNERFTQSERRIFLSDTFRAPLNGTLVITSPFGQRPDPFGSPRGHHHNGIDLRAEPYSPVLAARAGEVTTIASNNVLGLYIIITHSGGYQSLYGHLSSARVNLGQRVNAGALIALSGYSGAITGPHLHFEIRLNGSPVNPTIFLNIN, encoded by the coding sequence ATGGTTAAAATTGTTCATTTTTTGCTTTTACTTCTGGTGGCTATACAACTGCCGGCACAAGCTTACATTCAAAATCTAGAACGCAGCGACTTTCTTTTTAACACTCTGATTAACGATATTGCCGAAAATAATCGCCGTTTTGCCAACAGGCGCGAACCTTTACCGTTAATTTTTTACAGTTATTCCCCTAAGAACGGCGAAACTTTACAGCGTATTGCCGCCCGCCTTAACATTAGTTACGACAGTATCGCCAGCCTTAACGGCCTTTCCGGCCCCAATTTACCTACCGGTATCACCACCATTTTTATTCCCAACATGTCGGGGCTTGCCATTAACAGCGCCTACAGCGAAGATATTTTTTGGCGGGATATTGCAGGGCGTTTAAATGGCGATAATTATCTGCAAGGTTTTTTATATAATGATGGCATGCAGATTATTAATTTTTTTCCTAACGAACGTTTTACCCAAAGCGAACGCCGTATTTTTTTAAGCGATACCTTTAGAGCCCCGCTTAACGGCACTTTAGTCATTACCTCTCCTTTTGGCCAGCGGCCCGACCCCTTTGGCTCGCCGCGCGGCCACCACCATAATGGTATCGATTTACGGGCCGAACCTTACAGCCCGGTTTTAGCGGCCCGCGCCGGCGAAGTAACTACTATTGCCAGCAATAACGTTTTAGGGTTATACATAATTATTACCCACAGCGGCGGTTATCAAAGTTTATACGGTCATTTAAGCAGCGCCAGAGTAAATTTGGGGCAACGGGTTAATGCCGGGGCCTTAATTGCTTTAAGCGGCTACAGCGGAGCGATTACCGGCCCACATTTGCACTTTGAGATACGGCTTAACGGCAGCCCGGTAAATCCCACTATTTTTTTAAATATAAATTAA
- a CDS encoding M23 family metallopeptidase, with protein MKKTKPNKSRLKHNKNSFMTGLKTKAGSLWYKTKEPLTIMVAPHSGAKVRQFRVSLLLLWVVIVLTLALVAGIVFFSTGYNDVRLSHIAERDRTNDGAASLALIQQEIRTISHVIPSFNDAINHAVGPVGDNRGLPNNNISGDISSFIEITDSQQHIQDDLLALRRLRAVIENSLPQLRTIHDTLNSQRALLSEMPTRWPLGGGYTGFISQLFGPSRDPFTGGFQFHTGIDIALGFGVPIVAAANGTVVRREFNAGGYGLYVTIRHSYGFSTLYAHMQRYNVDVGDVVRQGDVIGLMGSTGRSTGPHVHFEVMIGTERVDPMRYLSISNQAYSRFIRDTGYGRGF; from the coding sequence ATGAAAAAAACTAAGCCTAACAAAAGTAGATTAAAACATAATAAAAATTCTTTTATGACTGGCCTTAAAACTAAAGCCGGCTCTCTTTGGTATAAAACTAAAGAACCCTTAACCATTATGGTGGCGCCGCACAGCGGGGCCAAAGTTAGACAGTTTAGGGTATCTTTATTGCTGTTATGGGTTGTTATTGTGCTTACGTTGGCTTTGGTAGCCGGTATCGTCTTTTTTTCTACCGGTTACAACGATGTACGGCTTTCGCATATTGCCGAGCGTGACCGTACCAATGATGGAGCCGCTTCTTTAGCCCTTATTCAGCAAGAAATAAGAACGATAAGCCACGTTATCCCCTCCTTTAACGATGCCATTAATCATGCCGTTGGCCCGGTGGGTGATAATCGCGGCTTACCTAACAATAATATTTCCGGTGATATTTCTAGCTTTATCGAGATAACCGATAGCCAGCAGCATATTCAAGACGATTTACTTGCCCTTAGGCGGCTTCGGGCCGTTATCGAAAATTCGCTGCCGCAGCTGCGCACTATCCACGATACGCTTAATTCGCAGCGGGCTTTACTCTCCGAGATGCCCACCAGATGGCCGCTGGGCGGCGGGTACACAGGTTTTATCTCGCAGCTTTTTGGCCCTTCGCGCGACCCTTTTACCGGCGGCTTTCAGTTTCATACCGGTATCGATATTGCTTTAGGGTTTGGCGTACCCATCGTCGCTGCCGCTAACGGCACGGTTGTACGGCGCGAGTTTAATGCCGGCGGCTATGGCCTTTATGTTACCATTAGGCACAGCTATGGTTTTTCTACCTTGTATGCCCACATGCAGCGTTATAATGTTGATGTAGGTGATGTGGTTAGGCAAGGCGATGTGATTGGCCTAATGGGCAGCACCGGACGCTCCACAGGGCCGCACGTACACTTTGAGGTAATGATTGGCACCGAAAGGGTAGACCCTATGCGCTATCTTTCTATTAGTAACCAAGCCTACTCGCGTTTTATCCGCGACACGGGCTACGGCAGAGGTTTTTAA
- a CDS encoding YaaR family protein — MDITTTKASLAAVKASSEKKRKKEIERSSSFHVALDSAIHSEELAVKPLEVSDKAIEDLLAKVFTLGNELKRQHTLSKLGEYRSSIRRFLNFVIDNAYQAEKVQGALNKRTLRSKGYDVVYVVDEKLDKLARTVLNEQQDVLAILAQVEEINGLLINFWR; from the coding sequence ATGGATATAACTACAACTAAAGCCTCTTTAGCTGCCGTTAAAGCCAGCAGCGAAAAAAAACGCAAAAAAGAAATAGAACGCAGCAGCTCTTTTCACGTAGCTTTAGATAGCGCTATCCACAGCGAAGAGCTCGCCGTAAAACCGCTTGAAGTAAGTGATAAAGCGATAGAAGATTTATTAGCTAAAGTTTTTACTTTGGGTAACGAGCTAAAACGGCAGCACACCCTTAGTAAATTAGGTGAATATCGCAGCTCTATCCGCCGGTTTTTAAATTTTGTCATCGATAACGCTTATCAGGCCGAGAAAGTGCAAGGCGCTTTAAATAAACGCACTCTGCGCTCTAAGGGTTACGATGTGGTTTATGTAGTAGACGAAAAACTAGATAAACTAGCGCGCACCGTACTTAACGAGCAACAAGATGTGCTGGCTATTTTAGCGCAGGTAGAAGAAATAAACGGCCTGTTAATTAATTTTTGGCGGTAA
- a CDS encoding 1-acyl-sn-glycerol-3-phosphate acyltransferase — protein sequence MPKAIRVLSQKTLMLVSRYFFFMLGVKVKLVGTENIPTDNKCVYMVNHQSIMDILLIYGYLNRPMGMLAKKELVWTPVIGLWIWHLGSYFLDRKAKPDEVKALFAKVAKNVNEGFPALIYPEGTRSKGPKNTDFKSGSIRLAIMSEAPIVPITLNGSWKIMHGQKGVIKGAKVAIVVGKAIDSKLYGKAKQKELTEAVQQAVESGFTGENEPDSKNIPFEAKYS from the coding sequence ATGCCGAAAGCGATAAGAGTACTTAGTCAAAAAACTTTAATGCTGGTTTCGCGCTATTTCTTTTTTATGCTAGGTGTAAAAGTTAAGTTAGTTGGTACAGAAAATATTCCTACCGATAATAAATGTGTTTATATGGTAAACCATCAATCAATTATGGATATTTTACTTATTTATGGTTATCTTAACAGACCGATGGGTATGCTGGCCAAAAAAGAGTTGGTATGGACACCGGTGATTGGCTTATGGATTTGGCATTTAGGCTCGTATTTTTTAGACCGTAAAGCTAAACCCGATGAGGTAAAGGCTTTATTTGCTAAGGTAGCTAAAAATGTTAATGAAGGTTTTCCGGCTTTAATTTACCCTGAAGGGACGCGCAGTAAAGGCCCTAAAAACACCGATTTTAAAAGTGGCAGCATTCGCTTAGCTATTATGAGCGAAGCCCCGATTGTTCCTATTACTTTAAATGGCAGTTGGAAAATTATGCATGGCCAAAAAGGTGTGATTAAGGGGGCTAAAGTAGCTATTGTGGTGGGGAAAGCTATCGATAGTAAACTGTATGGGAAAGCTAAGCAAAAAGAGCTAACCGAAGCGGTACAGCAGGCCGTTGAAAGCGGTTTTACCGGTGAAAACGAACCGGATAGTAAGAATATCCCTTTTGAAGCAAAATATAGTTAA
- the ruvA gene encoding Holliday junction branch migration protein RuvA, protein MYNSFTGQVSGKAADSLYLTVADIEWHFLVSLTTLAGVKLGERVKLYSYLQHKEDSMILYGFLSEKERSLFLSLIKVNGVGPKVAIKIVGGLTPDDFMAALQNDDIAALSRLPGLGKATAQKIILALRGKLVLADNDVAGSADDELVLSLVAMGFDKKRTEQVVKELKEQLGAVEESRLIKQAIIRLSGG, encoded by the coding sequence ATGTATAATAGTTTTACTGGGCAAGTAAGCGGCAAAGCGGCCGATAGTCTTTATTTAACGGTGGCCGATATTGAATGGCATTTTTTGGTAAGTTTAACCACTTTAGCTGGGGTTAAACTGGGTGAACGGGTTAAGCTGTATAGTTATTTGCAGCACAAAGAAGATTCTATGATTTTATACGGTTTTTTAAGCGAAAAAGAGCGCAGCTTGTTTTTAAGCCTTATTAAAGTAAATGGAGTAGGGCCGAAAGTGGCCATTAAGATAGTGGGCGGCCTAACTCCGGACGATTTTATGGCCGCTTTACAAAACGACGATATTGCCGCCCTTAGTCGTTTACCGGGCTTAGGCAAAGCCACCGCCCAAAAAATTATTTTAGCCTTGCGCGGTAAGTTGGTGCTAGCCGATAATGATGTGGCCGGCAGTGCCGATGACGAGCTAGTTTTAAGTTTAGTAGCGATGGGTTTTGATAAAAAACGCACCGAGCAAGTAGTTAAAGAGCTTAAAGAACAACTAGGTGCAGTAGAAGAAAGCCGGCTAATTAAGCAAGCCATTATTAGACTGAGCGGCGGTTAA
- a CDS encoding D-hexose-6-phosphate mutarotase: MERSTIGEIDKITVKNNKASFSFTPMGATVLSYIPKNGQELFWLGNYNSFKNGVAIRGGIPICFPRFGLEELNSHFDKHGFARNETWVIDNIEESDDLTVIALSLNQSAKYSYAVTLRLKITLSDYLEMELEALNIGDANVSFSEALHTYFTVGNINDITIEGLAGANYYDEMDDFKVKKHTDDKLVVNQFIDRIFFNNENPVKIVDSNLKRVIHIEKKGALSTIVWNPYQRALGDEVNETDYQNFVCVEAGNVNNNAVTLKPGEKHKLVMRVWAAPLQ; encoded by the coding sequence ATGGAACGCAGTACAATAGGAGAAATTGATAAGATAACCGTTAAAAATAATAAAGCCAGCTTTAGCTTTACGCCGATGGGGGCAACGGTTTTATCGTATATCCCTAAAAATGGGCAAGAATTATTTTGGCTTGGCAATTACAACAGCTTTAAAAATGGAGTGGCCATTCGCGGGGGTATTCCCATTTGTTTTCCACGCTTTGGGCTGGAAGAACTTAACAGCCACTTTGACAAGCACGGTTTTGCCCGGAACGAAACTTGGGTAATTGATAATATAGAAGAAAGTGATGATTTAACGGTTATTGCTTTAAGTTTAAATCAATCGGCTAAATATAGCTACGCCGTTACTTTGCGGCTAAAAATAACTTTAAGCGATTATTTAGAGATGGAGCTGGAGGCCCTTAATATAGGCGATGCTAATGTAAGTTTTAGCGAGGCCTTACACACTTATTTTACCGTTGGTAATATTAATGACATAACCATAGAAGGCTTAGCCGGCGCCAATTATTACGATGAAATGGACGATTTTAAAGTTAAAAAACATACCGATGATAAATTAGTTGTTAATCAATTTATTGATAGAATCTTTTTTAATAATGAAAATCCGGTAAAAATAGTTGATAGTAACTTAAAGCGGGTTATCCACATCGAAAAAAAGGGGGCGCTATCGACTATTGTGTGGAACCCCTATCAAAGAGCGTTAGGTGATGAAGTAAACGAGACCGATTATCAAAATTTTGTTTGTGTCGAGGCCGGTAACGTTAATAATAATGCGGTAACTTTAAAGCCCGGCGAAAAACATAAATTAGTGATGCGCGTGTGGGCTGCACCTTTACAATAA
- a CDS encoding polymer-forming cytoskeletal protein, whose protein sequence is MAAEETFVNSIIGEGAHFNGDIELPGLIRIDGDFSGIIKKADRVLISKTGRVKSSIHARVVVVGGAVVGDIIAEEHLAILSTAMVIGNVKAPSLSIEEGVIFHGFCEVVNKLDSNKEAPAASSRSFVIEW, encoded by the coding sequence GTGGCTGCCGAAGAAACCTTTGTAAACTCTATCATCGGCGAAGGGGCGCATTTTAACGGCGATATAGAATTGCCCGGCCTCATTCGTATAGACGGTGATTTTTCCGGTATTATTAAAAAAGCCGACCGGGTGCTTATCAGTAAAACTGGCCGCGTTAAAAGCTCTATCCATGCCCGCGTGGTGGTGGTGGGCGGGGCGGTAGTAGGTGATATTATTGCCGAAGAGCACTTGGCTATTTTATCCACCGCTATGGTTATAGGGAATGTTAAAGCTCCTTCACTCTCCATCGAGGAAGGGGTCATTTTTCATGGCTTTTGCGAGGTAGTCAATAAATTAGATAGCAACAAAGAGGCGCCTGCGGCATCTTCGCGTTCTTTTGTTATTGAGTGGTAA